The following coding sequences are from one Lathamus discolor isolate bLatDis1 chromosome 10, bLatDis1.hap1, whole genome shotgun sequence window:
- the MFAP3 gene encoding microfibril-associated glycoprotein 3 yields MKLSYCLLILTVSADLSVGFALENVAFNGTVAFGSFNASLHTVPQALISSPAHHDIIAKEGTSILIECKLNISQYEYILWYNSRGHLLEQEDEGGRWKVAENSLNITRVSFADRGRYTCAGVNRNDTLYYTVTLRVTFTSGDMSIYYMIVCLVAFAITLILNITRLCMMSSHLRKTEKAINEFFRTEGAEKLQKAFEIAKRIPIITSAKTLELAKVTQFKTMEFARYIEELARSIPLPPLILNCRAFMEEIFEAVRVDDPDEVGKEEKQPQACGTQAAIYPINPEMKRSDSPTGDSDDGSMNEPGQEIAVQVSIHPQSEVQSIDTVSHDSCQFAPSEEGTC; encoded by the exons ACAGTTGCTTTTGGGTCTTTCAATGCATCCCTTCATACGGTGCCTCAAGCTTTAATAAGTTCTCCAGCACACCATGATATCATAGCCAAAGAGGGGACCAGTATTTTAATTGAATGTAAACTGAACATCAGCCAGTATGAATATATTCTTTGGTATAACTCCAGAGGACACCTGCTTGAACAGGAAGATGAAG GTGGCCGGTGGAAGGTTGCTGAGAATTCCCTTAACATCACAAGGGTCAGCTTTGCTGACCGGGGCCGATACACCTGTGCAGGAGTTAATCGTAATGACACCTTGTACTACACAGTCACCCTGAGGGTAACTTTCACCTCAGGAGACATGAGTATCTACTACATGATTGTGTGCCTCGTTGCCTTTGCCATCACCCTCATCTTAAACATAACCCGGCTGTGCATGATGAGCAGTCACCTCCGCAAAACAGAGAAGGCTATCAATGAGTTCTTCAGGACGGAAGGGGCTGAGAAGCTTCAGAAGGCTTTTGAGATAGCCAAGCGTATCCCTATCATTACATCTGCCAAAACACTAGAGTTGGCCAAAGTCACTCAGTTTAAGACCATGGAGTTTGCTCGGTACATTGAAGAGCTTGCCAGAAGCATTCCTCTTCCACCTCTGATCCTTAACTGCAGGGCGTTCATGGAGGAGATCTTTGAGGCTGTGCGAGTTGACGATCCCGATGAAGTTGGTAAGGAGGAAAAACAGCCCCAAGCCTGTGGTACCCAAGCTGCCATATACCCCATCAACCCTGAGATGAAGCGCAGCGATTCGCCAACCGGGGATTCAGACGATGGGTCCATGAATGAGCCAGGTCAGGAGATAGCTGTTCAGGTGTCCATTCACCCGCAGTCAGAAGTGCAGAGCATTGACACTGTTTCTCATGATAGCTGCCAATTTGCACCTTCTGAAGAGGGCACCTGTTGA